The segment AACCTTCTTCATCCCATTGCGATACAAAATGTGTCACAACCCCGATGACAGCAATTCGAATGCCATGTACTTCTTTAATGAAATAAGGCTGTGCAAAATCTTGAATATTTGCCGCAATCCATGGGAAATGACAAGCTTTTCTCATCTTTTCGATTTCGTCTATTGGATAATTAAATTCATGATTGCCAAAAATTGCGACATCATAGTGCATTTCGTTTGCCAACGTGATTTGCGGATGAATTTCTTTTTTGATTTGTTCATAGTAATAGCTTAAATGACTGCCTTGTAAAAAATCGCCGTTATCAATTAATAACGCAGGATTTTCCTTTTGAATCATTTTTGCCAGTTGTGAAAAGCGTTCGGTATGTCCGTGAATATCACTTGTTGCAATAATTGAAAACTTCATTATAAACTCCCTCGTAACGTAATTTCATATGGCTATTATAACGTGTTCTTGCAAGAAAAGGATTGTTGTAAGATAATTGCGAACAGTTATTAATTGCATGTGTGCAACGAAAGTGATTAAATAAAATTGTTTAGTGGATTTGTAGTATAAGATTTAAGGAATCTACATAGGAAAGGCATGACGTTGCGAATGTTGCTACAAAGTGTGTTTTTCTACCGATAGAAAATATTAGTTTTGAGGGAGATGGCAAAATGATTACTGTAACGAACCGTATAAAAGTGAAAAAAGGCATGGCGATGAAACTGGCACCAAACTTTGTCAAACCAGGTCCTTTACAACAATTTGAAGGATTTGAAAAGGTAGATGTTTTAGTTTCAACACAGTTTGAAGAGTATGATGAAATGAGTGTTGTTATGTATTGGGCGACAAAGGAAAACTTTGAGGCTTGGCGTGAAAGCGATGCATTTAAAGAATCGCATAAGCGACCAGCTGCTGGTGCACATGGTGAGCAAGCAGAATCACCAATGCTAGGTGCACAAATTGTCGTTGCTGAAGTAGCTGCATCTGTTTCAAAATAAAGAACGAAAGCCCGCTGTGGAGATCACAGTGGGCTTTTACTTAAAATGGAATTATTTATTTGTCGGCTTTGAAAGGTGTCGTTATAAATGAATCTCGCATCATCACAGGCACTTTTGATTATGCGTTCGAATGTATTGGCATGCGATAATTCATACACTAAAACTTTTACGACGCGGGCTTGATCATTAATAAACAAGTGAACCATATCCTCTTCACCAAGATGAGATTCGAAATAAATTTGATGGAGCATGCGTTCAGCAATGTCATTTAGATGATTGTCGGTTAATAATTTCAAATACCAACTATTTAATGCCATCGTTAAAAAGATTGTCGCAGTATAAATAAGCTCAGGAGTCGATTTTGGGTGTGTACGTATAAAATTAAATTGATAGTCATTTGTTAGTGCAGTAATAATAATGTGGTTCGTTGAATAGTATAAAGTTTTATCAAAAGATTGGATAATAAGTTCATCATCTGGTTGCAATAATACCCAAATATTAAATGCCGTTAGCCATGTTTCTTCAAGATTCAATGCGCCAGTTTGCGATAATGTGATGAAATTCTCCATCTTTTTTGCCATTTTCTTAAAATTCTCGACATGATGTTCCTCAACAAAGAAAAGGCTACGTTCTGCTGTTACTGTAAGATACATAGAAAGAAACACCTCTTTTATTTGTAGTTAAATTGAAGGAAACTCATTGCGCACGATTTTACATAAAATAGATTTATATTAAAAATCTATGATGTTAGTGTACTCCAATTGTGAAAATAATCAAGTAAAAACCTATTAATCTAATGAAGTTGTCGTTATAAGTGAGAAATTTTAACTAAACATATTTTGAGGGAATCGATGGGGATTTTTTTGAGTACGAGGCAGTAATTTTATTTTAACGAATTTTGTGTTAATAATTGCTCATTTTGCAAGGTCAATGATAGGGAACATGATTTTACAATAATAAATCATGTATAATAATTAATGAAAAAGGTAGGGGGAGTCGACATGTCAAAGATTGAAAACTTTTTTTATAATGGCCAGTTTTTAGCTTGCTATGAAGCCGCGAAAAAAAATGAAGATGAAAAAGAAGAAATAATTTCCCAACAATTACTTCAATTATTTGAGCAGTATGAATATGATAAATTCCCAGCAACAGTAAAAAAAGTACCGCAAAGTATTGAGCGTAGTAATGAATCTTACGAAGAATTAGATGAAGTAGAGGAAATCCGTTCGATTAAGGAGGAGGAGTCGTTTACACTTCGCATTAAACAACTTGAAAAAGATGCGACAGAAGCAGATGATGAGCGCAAAGCACAGTCCTTTTTTGTACAAGGACAGCTTTTTTTAATGGCCCATCATTATGATGAAAGTGTGCATTGCTTTTTACAAGCAGTAAAACATAATCCAAATAAAGCTGTATTTTATGGCATCGTAGGTCAAACAATGAATCGATTTAATTGGTCGCCATTTGAAGCGATGATTTATATTGAACGTGCGATTGAGCTAGACCCTGAAAATGCACGTTGGTATTGGAATAAGGCACTGATTTTAACACAGCTGTATAAAGACTTGCAGCAAGAGTCATTTTTAGAAGGTGCACTCATTGCTTTGGAAGATGCAGAAAAATATTGTCGTGCGGATCAAAAATCCTTGAAAAATGGTATTGATACAACTGTCGAAAATATGAAGGAATACATATTTAACTAATTACTGTGGAATTTTTCAATGCGAAATGCCGTGTCATCTTAATTGAAACGGCATTTTTACTTTTAATCATATAAGTTAAACAAAAGATTCTATCCTTATGATGTAAATATTTTAATAAAGCTTCTAATAAAGTATTTGCTAGTTTAGGCTGGCTAAGCACATGAGGCGCACAGACAATGTTTGCACAAATCCGTACGACTTATCTGTGTGTGCATGTAGCAAGGCCAGCCTTGTATAAAGTTTTTGGTTCTAAAAGATCCTACTCAATCGAGTGCGTCGCTGCCGTGGGAGGCGACGTATCCTTAGTCAGATTTTCATTCTAATGGGATGTTAGTTTCATAAGTTCAACATATATATATTGAAAAGTAAGCGATTGATTATATCATTTCTTTTGACATTTGACCAAGATAAATTTAAAGGGGGGTTTACTGTCCATATTTTTATGGGGCTCGGTAATTGTTGAATGATCGATTAGTCCATGTTTGCCAAACTCTTGTTTGACTGAATCAAAATCATAAAAAAACATTTTTAACCCATCCATAATTTCAAAATAGTCCTTTTCGAGTTGTTTGCCTTTTCCAAACATAGGGGCTTCTTTTGAAATCGTAGTAAAAATCATATATCCATTTGGCTTTAACTGATTATAGCAATCATTAATCAGTTTCGCTCGCTCCTCACGATTCAATAAATGGATCAGCGCATAACAAAATATGCCATCATAAAGCTTGTTCTCGAAAGGCATATCCGTTACGGAACCATGGAAAATACTCAAATTTAGCCCATTTTCCCTTGCCAATTCAATCGCTGTATTTGAAATTTCGATTCCTGAAACCTTGATTCCATTATCCATAAAGACTTTTGCATTTCTACCATAGCCAATGCCAGGAATTAAAATATCCTTCACATTCTTCTCAAGAAAGAAATCCTTTGCCAAGATAGCGGAGTCTGAAGGTTCAAATCCCCACATCATTTGATTTTCTATAAAGCTTGATTCCCAAAACTCAGTCATATATCTATCTCCTTTAAAAATTCATAATGTTTGTCAAAGATCCTTTGGAATAAAAAAACCAATACCTCCAACACCATTCAGTGTAGGAAGTATTGGAGAGTATAAACAACTATTATAGAGGTAATTTACCTGCTGTATAGCCACCATCAACTGGTAGTGTTACACCGCTGATTTGTGTAGATAAGTCTGAGCATAAGAATAATACAGCGTTCGCTTGGTCTTCAGCTCTTGTCATTTCACCTGAAGGCATCGCTTTTAATACTGCGTTATATTGCTCTGGTGAAGTTTCTGCCCAACGTTCGATTGCTGGTGTAACAGTAGAACCTGGTGCAATTGCGTTTACACGAATTTTATCTTTACCATATTCTAATGCAGTACTTTTCGTAATTCCAACTACGGCATGTTTTGAAGCTACATAAGCAGCCATGTTTACTGCGCCTTCAATTCCAGCACCTGAAGCTGTGTTGACGATCGAGCCGCCACCATTTTT is part of the Solibacillus sp. FSL K6-1523 genome and harbors:
- a CDS encoding class I SAM-dependent methyltransferase, whose translation is MTEFWESSFIENQMMWGFEPSDSAILAKDFFLEKNVKDILIPGIGYGRNAKVFMDNGIKVSGIEISNTAIELARENGLNLSIFHGSVTDMPFENKLYDGIFCYALIHLLNREERAKLINDCYNQLKPNGYMIFTTISKEAPMFGKGKQLEKDYFEIMDGLKMFFYDFDSVKQEFGKHGLIDHSTITEPHKNMDSKPPFKFILVKCQKK
- a CDS encoding tetratricopeptide repeat protein gives rise to the protein MSKIENFFYNGQFLACYEAAKKNEDEKEEIISQQLLQLFEQYEYDKFPATVKKVPQSIERSNESYEELDEVEEIRSIKEEESFTLRIKQLEKDATEADDERKAQSFFVQGQLFLMAHHYDESVHCFLQAVKHNPNKAVFYGIVGQTMNRFNWSPFEAMIYIERAIELDPENARWYWNKALILTQLYKDLQQESFLEGALIALEDAEKYCRADQKSLKNGIDTTVENMKEYIFN
- a CDS encoding heme oxygenase — its product is MITVTNRIKVKKGMAMKLAPNFVKPGPLQQFEGFEKVDVLVSTQFEEYDEMSVVMYWATKENFEAWRESDAFKESHKRPAAGAHGEQAESPMLGAQIVVAEVAASVSK